Proteins encoded by one window of Streptomyces sp. NBC_01477:
- the ald gene encoding alanine dehydrogenase, giving the protein MKVGIPREVKNNEFRVAITPAGVHELVRGGHQVVVEEGAGHGSSIPDAEYVAAGAAILGTADAVWAAADLLLKVKEPVAEEYHRLRKGQTLFTYLHLAASRACTDALLESGTTAIAYETVETADRRLPLLAPMSEVAGRLAPQVGAYHLMRSAGGRGVLPGGVPGVQSGRAVVIGAGVSGWHATTIALGLGFHVTLLDKDVNKLREADKVFGNRVQTIASNALALEQAVLDADLVVGAVLIPGAKAPKLVTNELVSRMKPGSVLVDIAIDQGGCFEDSRPTTHAEPTFTVHESVFYCVANMPGAVPNTSTYALTNATLPYVVELAGRGWREALHRDPALALGLNTHEGQVVYGPVADAHGLAAVELRSLLG; this is encoded by the coding sequence GTGAAGGTGGGCATCCCCCGCGAGGTCAAGAACAACGAGTTCCGCGTGGCCATCACCCCGGCCGGCGTGCACGAACTCGTACGAGGCGGACACCAGGTCGTCGTCGAGGAGGGCGCGGGCCACGGCTCGTCCATCCCCGACGCGGAGTACGTGGCGGCCGGTGCGGCCATCCTCGGCACCGCCGACGCGGTGTGGGCCGCCGCCGACCTGCTGCTCAAGGTCAAGGAGCCGGTCGCCGAGGAATACCACCGGCTGCGCAAGGGCCAGACCCTCTTCACCTATCTGCACCTCGCGGCCTCCCGCGCGTGCACCGACGCGCTGCTGGAGTCCGGCACCACCGCCATCGCGTACGAGACGGTCGAGACCGCCGACCGCCGGCTGCCGCTGCTCGCCCCCATGTCCGAGGTGGCCGGCCGGCTCGCCCCGCAGGTCGGCGCCTACCACCTGATGCGCTCGGCCGGCGGTCGCGGCGTCCTGCCCGGCGGGGTGCCCGGCGTGCAGTCCGGGCGGGCCGTGGTCATCGGCGCCGGCGTCTCCGGCTGGCACGCCACCACCATCGCGCTCGGCCTCGGCTTCCACGTCACGCTGCTCGACAAGGACGTCAACAAGCTCCGTGAGGCCGACAAGGTGTTCGGCAACCGGGTGCAGACCATCGCGTCCAACGCCCTCGCGCTCGAACAGGCCGTGCTGGACGCCGACCTGGTCGTCGGCGCGGTGCTCATCCCGGGCGCCAAGGCGCCCAAGCTGGTCACCAACGAGCTGGTGTCGCGCATGAAGCCCGGCTCTGTGCTGGTCGACATCGCCATCGACCAGGGCGGCTGCTTCGAGGACTCCCGGCCCACCACGCACGCGGAACCGACCTTCACCGTCCACGAGTCGGTCTTCTACTGCGTCGCCAACATGCCGGGCGCGGTGCCCAACACCTCGACGTACGCGCTGACCAACGCCACCCTGCCCTACGTCGTCGAACTCGCCGGCCGCGGCTGGCGCGAGGCGCTGCACCGCGACCCGGCGCTCGCCCTCGGCCTCAACACCCACGAGGGACAGGTCGTTTACGGTCCGGTCGCGGACGCGCACGGACTCGCTGCGGTCGAACTGCGCTCACTGCTGGGCTGA
- the scpB gene encoding SMC-Scp complex subunit ScpB: MTDVADLTAGLELPEQKAPPTGLLSAAVAGLALKPALEAVLMVVDEPATEEQLAKVLERPRRTVRKALRELSDDYTREGRGFDLRLVAGGWRFYTRPEFAPAVEKFVLDGQHARLTQAALETLAVVAYRQPVSRSRVSAVRGVNCDGVMRTLLQRGLVVEGGTEAETGAILYRTTNYFLERMGLRSLDELPELAPFLPEADAVEAESQEGLPSFDPDAPDETSTIANTET, translated from the coding sequence ATGACCGACGTGGCGGATCTCACCGCGGGACTCGAACTGCCCGAGCAGAAGGCCCCGCCGACCGGACTGCTCAGCGCGGCTGTCGCGGGACTGGCGCTGAAGCCGGCGCTCGAAGCGGTACTGATGGTGGTCGACGAACCGGCCACCGAGGAACAGCTCGCGAAAGTGCTGGAGCGCCCGCGCAGGACCGTCCGCAAGGCGCTGCGCGAGTTGTCCGACGACTACACCCGCGAGGGCAGGGGCTTCGACCTGCGGCTTGTCGCCGGCGGCTGGCGCTTCTACACCCGGCCCGAGTTCGCGCCCGCCGTGGAGAAATTCGTCCTCGACGGCCAGCACGCCCGCCTCACCCAGGCCGCGCTGGAGACGCTCGCGGTCGTCGCCTACCGCCAGCCGGTCAGCCGGTCGCGGGTCTCCGCGGTGCGCGGCGTCAACTGCGACGGCGTCATGCGGACGCTGCTGCAGCGAGGTCTGGTGGTCGAAGGTGGGACGGAAGCCGAGACAGGTGCGATCCTGTACAGGACGACGAACTACTTCCTGGAACGCATGGGCCTGCGCAGCCTTGACGAGCTGCCCGAGCTCGCCCCGTTCCTGCCGGAGGCGGACGCGGTCGAGGCGGAGTCCCAGGAGGGGCTGCCGTCGTTCGATCCGGATGCGCCGGACGAGACATCGACCATTGCGAATACGGAAACTTGA
- a CDS encoding pseudouridine synthase, producing MRSSDRNSGGDRNPRGGSDRRGSGGADRRGGGSDRGAGSGRRGGDAPRRGDAPGRADGPPQRPSKPRPEERRYDVGSTGQSGANKPGGMPRTKPGSNKPTGNRGRGPAPSPARPRELEAQIEERNRARHSKPKLNLPKTFPGAEQEGERLQKVLARAGMGSRRACEELIEQHRVEVNGRIVTEQGLRVDTDHDEVKVDGLTVATQSYLFFALNKPAGVVSTMEDPDGRQCLGDYVTNRETRLFHVGRLDTETEGLILLTNHGELAHRLTHPRYGVQKTYLAAIQGPLPRDLGKQLKNGIELEDGWARADHFRIVQNTGKNYLVEVTLHEGRKHIVRRMLAEAGFPVDKLVRTSFGPIPLGDQKSGWLRRLTNTEVGMLMHEVDL from the coding sequence ATGCGAAGCAGCGACAGGAACAGCGGCGGCGACCGTAACCCGAGGGGCGGCTCCGACCGGCGCGGGAGCGGCGGCGCGGACCGCAGAGGCGGCGGCTCCGACCGCGGCGCGGGGTCCGGCAGGCGCGGCGGCGACGCGCCCAGGCGCGGGGACGCGCCGGGGCGGGCCGACGGCCCCCCGCAGCGCCCCAGCAAGCCGCGCCCCGAGGAGCGCCGCTACGACGTCGGCAGCACCGGCCAGTCCGGTGCGAACAAGCCCGGCGGCATGCCGCGCACCAAGCCCGGCAGCAACAAGCCGACCGGCAACCGCGGCCGCGGCCCGGCGCCCTCCCCGGCCAGGCCGCGCGAGCTGGAAGCGCAGATCGAGGAGCGCAACCGGGCGCGGCACAGCAAGCCCAAGCTGAACCTCCCCAAGACCTTCCCCGGCGCCGAGCAGGAGGGCGAGCGGCTGCAGAAGGTGCTGGCGCGGGCGGGCATGGGCTCCCGGCGGGCCTGCGAGGAGCTGATCGAGCAGCACCGCGTCGAGGTCAACGGGCGGATCGTCACCGAGCAGGGCCTGCGGGTCGACACCGACCACGACGAGGTCAAGGTCGACGGGCTGACCGTGGCCACCCAGTCGTATCTGTTCTTCGCGCTGAACAAACCCGCCGGGGTCGTCTCCACCATGGAGGACCCCGACGGGCGGCAGTGCCTCGGCGACTACGTGACCAACCGGGAGACCCGGCTCTTCCACGTCGGCCGACTCGACACCGAGACCGAGGGCCTGATCCTGCTCACCAACCACGGCGAGCTGGCCCACCGGCTGACCCACCCCCGCTACGGCGTGCAGAAGACCTACCTCGCCGCGATCCAGGGCCCGCTGCCCCGCGACCTGGGCAAGCAGCTCAAGAACGGCATCGAGCTGGAGGACGGCTGGGCCAGGGCCGACCACTTCCGGATCGTGCAGAACACCGGGAAGAACTACCTGGTCGAGGTCACCCTGCACGAGGGCCGCAAGCACATCGTGCGGCGGATGCTCGCCGAGGCGGGCTTCCCTGTCGACAAGCTGGTCCGCACCAGCTTCGGCCCGATCCCGCTGGGCGACCAGAAGTCCGGATGGCTGCGCCGGCTGACCAACACCGAGGTCGGCATGCTGATGCACGAGGTCGATCTGTAG
- a CDS encoding segregation and condensation protein A yields the protein MPTTTTDDSDRPRRRLGRGASAWSDPPDAAAAEPAGPAVEAPPPEAAPVSPVEAPAPEPPGEAAPEPQAAPEPVADVAPADVPSDDAARAAPADVPRDAPAGAAPGVPAGEEAADERFTVRLANFEGPFDLLLQLISKHKMDVTEVALSKVTHEFMAHLQAMGPDWDLDQTTEFLVVAATLLDLKAARLLPAAEVEDEADLALLEARDLLFARLLQYRAYKRIAAIFADRLEREALRHPRTVGLEPQHAELLPEVVLSIGPERFARLAVKAMQPRPRPQVYVDHIHAPLVSVREQAERVIALLRERGTASFGDLTADAPDTLTVVARFLALLELYREKAVALDQEEALGPLQVRWTGGEQPPDAPLVTDEFDQEAAAEPARGPNGEQR from the coding sequence ATGCCGACCACCACGACCGACGACTCCGACCGCCCGCGCCGCCGCCTCGGCCGCGGCGCCTCGGCCTGGTCGGACCCGCCGGACGCGGCGGCGGCGGAGCCGGCCGGGCCCGCGGTCGAGGCGCCCCCTCCCGAGGCCGCTCCCGTATCCCCGGTCGAGGCGCCCGCCCCCGAGCCCCCGGGCGAGGCAGCGCCCGAACCGCAGGCCGCGCCGGAGCCCGTGGCGGACGTGGCCCCCGCGGACGTACCGTCCGACGACGCGGCGCGGGCGGCACCGGCGGACGTGCCGCGGGACGCACCGGCCGGCGCGGCGCCCGGCGTGCCCGCCGGGGAGGAAGCCGCCGATGAGCGGTTCACCGTGCGGCTGGCCAACTTCGAGGGGCCGTTCGACCTGCTGCTCCAGCTGATCTCCAAGCACAAGATGGACGTCACCGAGGTCGCGCTGTCCAAGGTCACCCATGAGTTCATGGCCCACCTGCAAGCCATGGGGCCCGACTGGGACCTCGACCAGACCACCGAATTCCTGGTGGTCGCCGCCACCCTGCTCGACCTCAAGGCGGCCCGGCTGCTGCCCGCCGCCGAGGTCGAGGACGAGGCGGACCTCGCGCTGCTGGAGGCCCGCGACCTGCTCTTCGCCCGGCTGCTGCAGTACCGGGCCTACAAGCGGATCGCGGCGATCTTCGCCGACCGCCTGGAGCGGGAGGCGCTGCGCCACCCGCGTACGGTGGGCCTGGAACCGCAGCACGCGGAACTGCTGCCCGAGGTCGTGCTGAGCATCGGCCCCGAGCGGTTCGCGCGGCTCGCGGTGAAGGCGATGCAGCCCAGGCCGCGGCCCCAGGTGTACGTGGACCACATCCACGCCCCCCTGGTCAGCGTGCGCGAACAGGCCGAGCGGGTCATCGCGCTGCTGAGGGAGCGGGGCACGGCCAGCTTCGGCGACCTCACCGCGGACGCGCCCGACACGCTCACCGTGGTGGCGCGCTTCCTGGCGCTGCTGGAGCTGTACCGGGAGAAGGCGGTCGCACTGGACCAGGAGGAGGCGCTCGGCCCCCTCCAGGTCCGCTGGACCGGCGGCGAGCAGCCGCCGGACGCCCCGCTGGTGACCGACGAATTCGACCAGGAGGCCGCGGCCGAGCCCGCCCGGGGCCCGAACGGAGAGCAACGATGA
- a CDS encoding glycoside hydrolase family 15 protein → MAGRIEDYALIGDMQTAALVCRDGTVDWLCLPRFDSPAVFAGLLGTEQHGFWRLGPAHPAAAEPPNSTRRRYRGDSLVLESEWDTPRGTVRVIDFMPPRDGAPQVIRIVEGVSGRVPMCSSLRMRFAYGQVVPWVHKVGDRTVAVAGPDSVWLDTEVDTYGKDLTTYSEFTVAPGDRVAFTISWEPSHKPQPSLPDPEGSLTATEDFWRAWVEQCTYTGPYREAVVRSLITLKALTYGPTGGIVAAPTTSLPEDIGGVRNWDYRFTWLRDAAITLSSLLRTGYREEAQAWREWLLRAVAGDPENLQIMYGIAGERELGENELHWLPGYEGSTPVRIGNGAAHQLQLDVYGEVTEALHLGHMTGLARNDYASVLQLKLIRYLEKHWNEPDEGIWEVRGPRRHFVHSKVMAWVAVDRTVKLIESGEVDGPLERLKDLRDEIHYDVCEKGYDRERNTFTQSYGSRELDASLLLIPQMGFLPPDDKRVIGTIEAIQRELSTEDGFVLRYPTSSGDTSGDDNLDGLPGDEGAFLACSFWLADDLAMIGRVEEARRLFEKLLVLRNDLGLLAEEWDPRRKRQVGNFPQAFSHVPLIDTALRLTAAGAFRA, encoded by the coding sequence GTGGCCGGGCGTATCGAGGACTACGCACTCATCGGTGATATGCAGACCGCCGCACTGGTCTGCCGGGACGGCACGGTCGATTGGCTGTGCCTGCCGAGGTTCGATTCACCGGCGGTTTTCGCCGGGCTGCTGGGCACCGAGCAGCACGGTTTCTGGCGTCTCGGCCCGGCCCACCCGGCCGCCGCCGAGCCGCCGAACTCGACCCGCCGCCGCTACCGCGGCGACTCGCTCGTACTGGAGTCCGAGTGGGACACCCCGCGCGGCACGGTCCGGGTCATCGACTTCATGCCGCCGCGCGACGGCGCCCCGCAGGTGATCAGGATCGTGGAGGGGGTCAGCGGCCGGGTGCCGATGTGCTCCTCGCTGCGGATGCGCTTCGCGTACGGCCAGGTGGTGCCGTGGGTGCACAAGGTCGGCGACCGCACGGTCGCGGTGGCCGGCCCCGACTCGGTGTGGCTGGACACCGAGGTCGACACCTACGGCAAGGACCTGACGACCTACTCGGAATTCACCGTCGCACCCGGTGACCGGGTCGCCTTCACCATCAGCTGGGAGCCCTCCCACAAGCCGCAGCCCTCGCTGCCCGATCCGGAGGGGTCGCTGACCGCGACCGAGGACTTCTGGCGGGCGTGGGTCGAGCAGTGTACGTACACCGGGCCCTACCGCGAGGCGGTGGTGCGCTCGCTGATCACTCTCAAGGCGCTGACCTACGGTCCGACCGGCGGAATCGTGGCCGCGCCGACGACATCGTTGCCAGAGGACATCGGCGGGGTCCGCAACTGGGACTACCGCTTCACCTGGCTGCGGGACGCCGCGATCACCCTGTCCTCGCTGCTGCGCACCGGCTACCGCGAGGAGGCGCAGGCCTGGCGCGAGTGGCTGCTGCGGGCGGTGGCCGGCGACCCGGAGAACCTGCAGATCATGTACGGCATCGCCGGCGAACGCGAGCTGGGCGAGAACGAGCTGCACTGGCTGCCCGGCTACGAGGGCTCCACCCCGGTACGCATCGGCAACGGCGCCGCGCACCAGCTCCAGCTGGACGTCTACGGCGAGGTCACCGAGGCGCTGCACCTGGGCCATATGACCGGCCTCGCCCGCAACGACTACGCCAGCGTGCTCCAGCTCAAGCTGATCCGCTACCTGGAGAAGCACTGGAACGAGCCCGACGAGGGCATCTGGGAGGTACGCGGCCCGCGCCGGCACTTCGTGCACTCCAAGGTGATGGCCTGGGTCGCGGTGGACCGCACGGTCAAGCTCATCGAGTCCGGCGAGGTCGACGGGCCGCTGGAACGCCTCAAGGACCTGCGCGACGAGATCCACTACGACGTGTGCGAGAAGGGCTACGACCGGGAGCGCAACACCTTCACGCAGTCCTACGGCTCGCGCGAGCTGGACGCCTCGCTGCTGCTGATCCCGCAGATGGGCTTCCTGCCGCCGGACGACAAGCGGGTCATCGGCACCATCGAGGCGATCCAGCGGGAGCTGTCCACCGAGGACGGCTTCGTGCTGCGCTACCCGACCTCCAGCGGCGACACCAGCGGCGACGACAACCTCGACGGACTGCCCGGCGACGAGGGCGCCTTCCTGGCCTGCTCCTTCTGGCTCGCCGACGACCTGGCGATGATCGGCCGGGTGGAGGAGGCGCGGCGGCTGTTCGAGAAGCTGCTCGTGCTGCGCAACGATCTGGGGCTGCTCGCCGAGGAGTGGGACCCGCGCCGCAAGCGCCAGGTCGGCAACTTCCCGCAGGCGTTCAGCCATGTGCCGCTGATCGACACCGCGCTGCGGCTGACCGCGGCCGGCGCCTTCCGGGCGTGA
- a CDS encoding CTP synthase → MAIAPKSTTTKHIFVTGGVASSLGKGLTASSLGALLKARGLRVTMQKLDPYLNVDPGTMNPFQHGEVFVTEDGAETDLDIGHYERFLDVNLAGSANVTTGQVYSTVIAKERRGEYLGDTVQVIPHITNEIKSRIRRMAADDVDVVITEVGGTVGDIESLPFLESVRQVRHEVGRDNVFVVHISLLPYIGPSGELKTKPTQHSVAALRNIGIQPDAIVLRADREVPTAIKRKISLMCDVDEDAVVAAIDASSIYDIPKVLHTEGLDAYVVRRLDLPFRDVDWAQWDDLLRRVHEPAHEVKVALVGKYIDLPDAYLSVIEALRAGGFANNAKVTIKWVTSDDCKTPAGAAEQLADVDAVCVPGGFGDRGVEGKVAAITYAREQRVPLLGLCLGLQCIVIEAARNLAGIADANSTEFDPATAHPVISTMAEQLDIVGGKGDLGGTMRLGTYPAKLAEGSIVREVYGDQPYVEERHRHRYEVNNAYRADLEKSAGLVFSGTSPDNKLVEYVEYPRDVHPYLVATQAHPELKSRPTRPHPLFAGLVKAAVERRTA, encoded by the coding sequence TTGGCAATTGCGCCGAAATCCACGACGACCAAGCACATCTTCGTCACCGGTGGTGTGGCCTCCTCGCTCGGCAAGGGACTGACCGCCTCCAGTCTCGGCGCGCTGCTCAAGGCACGCGGCCTGCGGGTCACCATGCAGAAGCTCGACCCGTATCTGAACGTGGACCCGGGCACCATGAACCCGTTCCAGCACGGTGAGGTCTTCGTCACCGAGGACGGCGCCGAGACCGACCTCGACATCGGCCACTACGAGCGCTTCCTCGACGTCAACCTGGCCGGCTCGGCGAACGTCACCACCGGCCAGGTGTACTCGACCGTCATCGCCAAGGAGCGGCGCGGCGAGTACCTGGGCGACACCGTGCAGGTCATTCCGCACATCACCAACGAGATCAAGTCCCGTATCCGGCGGATGGCCGCCGATGACGTGGACGTCGTGATCACCGAGGTCGGCGGCACCGTCGGCGACATCGAGTCGCTGCCGTTCCTGGAGTCGGTCCGCCAGGTCCGCCACGAGGTCGGCCGGGACAACGTCTTCGTGGTGCACATCTCGCTGCTGCCGTACATCGGCCCGTCCGGCGAGCTGAAGACCAAGCCCACCCAGCACTCGGTGGCCGCGCTGCGCAACATCGGCATCCAGCCGGACGCGATCGTGCTGCGCGCCGACCGCGAGGTGCCGACCGCCATCAAGCGGAAGATCTCGCTGATGTGCGACGTGGACGAGGATGCGGTCGTGGCCGCGATCGACGCGTCGTCCATCTACGACATCCCCAAGGTGCTGCACACCGAGGGCCTGGACGCCTACGTCGTCCGCCGGCTGGACCTGCCCTTCCGCGATGTGGACTGGGCGCAGTGGGACGACCTGCTCCGGCGGGTGCACGAACCCGCCCACGAGGTGAAGGTCGCGCTGGTCGGCAAGTACATCGACCTGCCCGACGCCTATCTGTCGGTCATCGAGGCGCTGCGCGCCGGCGGCTTCGCCAACAACGCCAAGGTCACCATCAAGTGGGTCACCTCCGACGACTGCAAGACCCCGGCGGGCGCCGCGGAACAGCTCGCCGACGTGGACGCGGTCTGCGTGCCCGGCGGCTTCGGCGACCGCGGTGTCGAGGGCAAGGTCGCGGCGATCACCTACGCCCGCGAGCAGCGCGTCCCGCTGCTCGGGCTGTGTCTCGGCCTGCAGTGCATCGTCATCGAGGCGGCCCGCAACCTGGCCGGCATCGCCGACGCCAATTCCACCGAGTTCGACCCGGCGACCGCCCACCCGGTGATCTCCACCATGGCGGAGCAGCTCGACATCGTCGGCGGCAAGGGCGACCTGGGCGGCACGATGCGGCTCGGCACCTACCCGGCCAAGCTCGCCGAGGGCTCCATCGTCCGCGAGGTCTACGGCGACCAGCCCTACGTCGAGGAGCGGCACCGGCACCGCTACGAGGTCAACAACGCCTACCGCGCCGACCTGGAGAAGTCCGCGGGCCTGGTCTTCTCGGGCACGTCCCCCGACAACAAACTGGTCGAATACGTGGAATACCCGCGCGATGTGCACCCCTACCTGGTGGCGACCCAGGCGCACCCCGAGCTGAAGTCCCGCCCGACCCGGCCGCACCCGCTGTTCGCCGGGCTGGTCAAGGCGGCGGTCGAGCGCCGCACCGCCTGA
- a CDS encoding NUDIX hydrolase — protein MLKDTPEEWRVTATATPFTGKKTSVRTDEVVMPDGTTSTRDYQVHPGSVAVLALDDEDRVLVLRQYRHPVRHKLWEIPAGLLDIPGENPLHAAQRELYEEAHVKADDWRVLTDVYTTPGGCDEAVRIFLARGVAEAEGERFEVAEEEADMELARVPLADLVRGALVGDLHNNCLVVGVLALHAALTGEGLDALRPAESPWPARPFTA, from the coding sequence ATGCTCAAGGACACCCCGGAGGAGTGGCGGGTCACGGCCACCGCCACGCCCTTCACCGGCAAGAAGACCAGCGTCCGCACGGACGAGGTCGTCATGCCCGACGGGACCACCTCGACCCGCGACTACCAGGTCCACCCCGGCTCGGTCGCCGTCCTCGCCCTCGACGACGAGGACCGGGTGCTGGTCCTGCGGCAGTACCGGCACCCGGTGCGGCACAAGCTCTGGGAGATCCCGGCCGGCCTGCTCGACATCCCCGGCGAGAACCCGCTGCACGCCGCCCAGCGCGAGCTGTACGAGGAGGCGCACGTCAAGGCCGACGACTGGCGGGTGCTCACCGACGTGTACACCACGCCGGGCGGCTGCGACGAGGCCGTACGCATCTTCCTGGCCCGCGGGGTCGCCGAGGCCGAGGGCGAGCGCTTCGAGGTCGCGGAGGAGGAGGCCGACATGGAGCTGGCCCGGGTCCCGCTCGCCGACCTGGTCCGCGGCGCCCTGGTCGGCGACCTGCACAACAACTGCCTGGTCGTCGGCGTGCTCGCGCTGCATGCCGCGCTCACCGGGGAGGGCCTGGACGCGCTGCGCCCGGCCGAGTCGCCCTGGCCGGCCCGGCCGTTCACCGCCTGA
- a CDS encoding nucleotidyltransferase domain-containing protein yields MHESLGHDLVRKHTVYACVMGSRAFGLATESSDTDLRGVYVAPAPLFWRFDKPPTHVSGPRDEEFSWEIERFCSLALRANPSLLECLHSPLVEHLDATGRELLDLRGAFLSRRADASFRGYAAQQLGRLEADIRNHGEPRWKHAMHLLRLLTSCRDLLRTGTLSIDVGDQRDALLEVRRGEVGWERVRGWMRTLHDETDAALARTPLPEEPDRARVEDFLIRVRRASAQTAEAAAAGTDAAAPAGGAAGAGTADRLPG; encoded by the coding sequence ATGCACGAATCTCTGGGGCACGATCTCGTCCGCAAGCACACGGTCTACGCGTGTGTCATGGGCTCGCGGGCGTTCGGTCTCGCCACCGAGAGCAGCGACACCGACCTGCGCGGGGTCTACGTGGCCCCGGCGCCGCTCTTCTGGCGGTTCGACAAACCGCCGACGCATGTCAGCGGGCCGCGCGACGAGGAATTCTCCTGGGAGATCGAGCGCTTCTGCTCGCTCGCGCTGCGCGCCAACCCCAGTCTGCTGGAGTGCCTGCACTCGCCGCTGGTCGAGCATCTCGACGCCACCGGGCGGGAGTTGCTGGACCTCAGGGGCGCGTTCCTGTCCCGCAGGGCCGACGCGAGCTTCCGCGGTTACGCCGCCCAGCAGCTCGGCCGGCTTGAGGCGGACATCCGCAACCACGGCGAGCCGCGCTGGAAGCACGCCATGCACCTGCTGCGGCTGCTGACCAGCTGCCGCGACCTGCTGCGTACCGGCACCCTCAGCATCGACGTCGGCGACCAGCGGGACGCCCTGCTGGAGGTGCGCAGGGGCGAGGTCGGCTGGGAGCGGGTGCGCGGCTGGATGCGGACCCTGCACGACGAGACGGACGCGGCCCTGGCCCGTACCCCGCTGCCCGAGGAGCCGGACCGGGCCCGGGTGGAGGACTTCCTGATACGCGTCCGCCGGGCGTCGGCTCAGACGGCGGAGGCGGCGGCGGCGGGGACGGATGCGGCGGCCCCCGCCGGCGGTGCCGCGGGGGCCGGGACCGCCGACCGCTTACCCGGCTGA
- a CDS encoding ParA family protein yields MTVGSVAVRTFESRRAETTTAEMQAAHAMAPYNDDHDLQDGQFYDPDAEYEPDPEYAATLAPDAARQRRERVGPTGRPLPYFPIPNPLTDHGPAKIVAMCNQKGGVGKTTSTINLGAALAEYGRRVLLVDFDPQGALSVGLGVNPMELDITVYNLLMERGLAADEVLLKTAVPGMDLLPSNIDLSAAEVQLVSEVARESTLQRALKPLMADYDYIVIDCQPSLGLLTVNALTAAHSVIVPLECEFFALRGVALLTETIEKVRERLNPELELDGILATMYDSRTVHSREVLARVVEAFDEHVFHTVIGRTVRFPETTVAGEPITTYASNSVGAAAYRQLAREVLARCHAE; encoded by the coding sequence ATGACCGTCGGTTCCGTCGCGGTCCGCACCTTCGAGTCCCGCCGGGCCGAGACGACGACCGCGGAGATGCAAGCCGCTCACGCCATGGCGCCATACAACGACGACCACGATCTGCAGGACGGTCAGTTCTACGACCCCGACGCGGAGTACGAGCCGGATCCGGAGTACGCCGCGACCCTCGCCCCTGACGCCGCCCGCCAGCGCCGCGAACGCGTCGGCCCCACCGGCCGGCCGCTGCCCTACTTCCCGATCCCCAACCCGCTCACCGACCACGGCCCGGCGAAGATCGTCGCGATGTGCAACCAGAAGGGCGGGGTCGGCAAGACCACCTCGACCATCAATCTGGGCGCCGCGCTGGCCGAATACGGCCGCCGGGTGCTGCTGGTCGACTTCGATCCGCAGGGCGCGCTGTCCGTCGGACTCGGCGTCAACCCGATGGAACTCGACATCACCGTCTACAACCTGCTGATGGAACGCGGGCTCGCGGCGGACGAGGTCCTGCTCAAGACCGCGGTGCCGGGGATGGACCTGCTGCCGAGCAACATCGACCTGTCGGCCGCGGAAGTGCAGTTGGTCAGCGAGGTGGCAAGGGAATCGACTCTGCAGCGCGCCCTCAAGCCGCTGATGGCCGACTACGACTACATCGTGATCGACTGCCAGCCGTCGCTGGGCCTGCTCACCGTCAACGCGCTCACCGCGGCGCACTCGGTGATCGTGCCGCTGGAATGCGAGTTCTTCGCGCTGCGCGGGGTCGCGCTGCTCACCGAGACCATCGAGAAGGTCCGCGAGCGGCTCAACCCCGAACTCGAACTCGACGGCATCCTCGCCACCATGTACGACTCGCGGACCGTGCACAGCCGCGAGGTGCTGGCCCGGGTGGTCGAGGCCTTCGACGAGCACGTCTTCCACACCGTGATCGGCCGGACCGTGCGCTTCCCGGAGACCACCGTGGCCGGCGAGCCGATCACCACCTACGCCTCCAACTCCGTCGGCGCCGCCGCCTATCGCCAACTCGCCAGGGAGGTGCTCGCCCGGTGCCACGCCGAGTGA